One region of Peribacillus simplex genomic DNA includes:
- a CDS encoding aspartate aminotransferase family protein, translated as MEQSSLIKPVLGGTYPTISHGQGVFLYDKEGKDYLDASSGAVTANIGHGVQEIMEAMVKQAQQVSFVYRSQFTSEAAENLAGKIAELTKGDLTYSFFVNSGSEATETALKIAIQHWQEKGKPKKQRVISRWMSYHGITMGALSMSGHPIRRERFTPLLESYPSVSPPYCYRCPLQLDPHTCGMACASELEASIRRIGSENIAAFIAEPVIGAAGGAIIPPDGYFQKLKKICEENDILFIADEVMTGFGRTGRMLASEYWDVEPDIVTFGKGMSGGYTPIAAAVMTKNVMEPIIKGSKSIIGGHTLSANPLSCAVSLAVLEYVERNELVEKSADRGKDLIRGLKKLAGKYSFIGDIRGRGLLIGIEFVQDKATKSPFPKEADVTNEIIELGMRNGILLYPAAAGLDGVTGAAIIISPPLTISEEECAELLMRIDITFQQFNESKGKRPAQQGSES; from the coding sequence ATGGAGCAGTCTTCATTGATCAAGCCGGTCCTGGGAGGAACCTACCCGACTATCAGTCATGGTCAGGGAGTGTTTTTATACGACAAAGAAGGAAAGGATTACCTTGATGCTTCTTCCGGTGCTGTTACTGCCAATATTGGCCATGGCGTCCAGGAAATCATGGAGGCGATGGTAAAACAGGCTCAACAGGTTTCATTTGTATATCGTTCCCAATTTACCAGTGAAGCTGCAGAGAATCTTGCCGGAAAAATTGCTGAATTGACTAAAGGGGATCTGACATATAGTTTTTTTGTAAACAGCGGCTCCGAAGCGACTGAAACTGCATTGAAAATTGCCATCCAGCATTGGCAGGAAAAAGGGAAGCCCAAGAAACAGAGAGTCATATCGAGGTGGATGAGCTACCATGGTATCACGATGGGGGCTCTTTCAATGTCTGGCCATCCGATTCGCCGGGAACGATTTACTCCTTTACTTGAATCATATCCTTCTGTATCTCCTCCATATTGTTACCGGTGTCCACTCCAACTTGATCCCCATACGTGTGGTATGGCCTGTGCTTCTGAATTGGAAGCGTCAATCCGGCGTATTGGCAGTGAAAATATAGCGGCTTTCATCGCAGAACCTGTTATTGGAGCAGCCGGAGGTGCCATTATCCCTCCTGATGGTTATTTTCAAAAACTCAAGAAAATCTGCGAAGAGAATGATATTTTATTCATTGCCGATGAAGTCATGACTGGATTTGGACGTACCGGTAGGATGCTTGCTTCCGAATATTGGGATGTGGAACCTGATATCGTAACATTTGGTAAAGGTATGAGTGGCGGGTATACCCCGATAGCGGCCGCAGTAATGACCAAAAACGTGATGGAGCCAATAATCAAAGGCTCGAAGTCAATTATCGGAGGCCATACGCTTAGTGCAAATCCATTATCGTGTGCGGTTTCTTTGGCCGTTTTAGAATATGTCGAGAGGAATGAACTTGTCGAAAAATCAGCCGATAGGGGAAAGGACCTAATTAGGGGCCTGAAGAAGTTAGCTGGGAAGTATTCCTTTATCGGTGATATACGTGGCAGGGGTTTATTGATTGGCATCGAATTTGTTCAGGATAAAGCCACGAAGTCCCCATTTCCGAAGGAGGCCGATGTGACCAATGAAATCATTGAATTGGGAATGAGGAATGGAATACTGCTGTATCCCGCGGCGGCAGGCCTTGACGGTGTGACCGGGGCAGCCATCATCATCTCCCCCCCGTTAACGATATCGGAAGAGGAGTGTGCAGAATTGTTAATGAGGATCGATATAACTTTTCAGCAATTCAATGAATCCAAAGGAAAACGGCCAGCACAACAAGGAAGTGAGTCATAG
- a CDS encoding S66 family peptidase: MKPSHLQAGDEIRVIAPSRSLAIVKGEQRRLAEERLTELGFKVTYGKTALFHDDFFSNSIEDRVEDLHEAFRDPNVKGIFTAIGGYNANQLLRYIDYELIKENPKVLMGYSDITAILLAIHKKTGLTTYSGPHFSTFGMKAGLEYTMEYFKKAVIESEGFYLDPSETWSDDSWHLEQDDRTFHPNAGYMVIQEGEAAGTIIGGNLCTLNLLQGTEFMPSLKDSILFIEDDEESHPFSFDRDLQSLLHQPDASGIKGIVIGRFQKDSGMTEYALQEIIASKKEINGIPVIANANFGHVHPFVTVPVGAKAVMKVENGKATIHIHS; encoded by the coding sequence ATGAAACCTTCCCATTTACAAGCAGGGGATGAAATTCGCGTTATTGCTCCCTCAAGAAGTTTGGCGATTGTCAAAGGGGAACAGCGCAGATTGGCAGAAGAAAGATTGACTGAGCTTGGTTTTAAAGTGACATATGGTAAAACGGCTTTGTTCCATGATGACTTTTTCTCGAATTCGATTGAAGACCGGGTCGAGGATTTGCATGAGGCCTTCAGGGATCCGAATGTTAAGGGAATCTTTACAGCCATCGGGGGGTATAACGCTAACCAATTGTTACGATATATCGATTACGAGTTGATAAAGGAAAATCCAAAAGTGTTGATGGGGTATAGTGATATAACCGCAATTTTACTGGCCATTCATAAAAAAACAGGCTTAACTACATACTCAGGTCCTCATTTCTCGACGTTCGGGATGAAGGCTGGTCTGGAATATACGATGGAATATTTTAAAAAGGCTGTTATTGAAAGTGAAGGCTTTTATCTTGATCCAAGTGAAACGTGGAGTGATGACTCTTGGCATTTAGAACAGGATGACCGAACTTTCCACCCGAATGCTGGATATATGGTCATTCAGGAAGGCGAAGCGGCTGGGACGATCATTGGGGGAAACCTTTGTACACTCAATCTATTGCAAGGTACAGAGTTTATGCCTTCTTTAAAGGACAGTATCCTTTTCATAGAAGATGACGAAGAAAGCCATCCATTCAGCTTTGACCGGGATTTACAATCCTTGCTGCATCAGCCAGATGCAAGTGGGATTAAAGGAATCGTCATAGGCCGTTTCCAAAAGGATTCGGGAATGACTGAATATGCTTTGCAGGAAATCATTGCTTCCAAAAAGGAGATAAATGGGATACCAGTGATTGCTAATGCCAATTTTGGTCATGTACATCCATTTGTGACGGTGCCGGTTGGTGCAAAGGCAGTAATGAAGGTGGAGAACGGAAAAGCAACGATCCATATCCATTCATGA
- a CDS encoding YjcZ family sporulation protein produces MYGYGGYGGGFGYGGGFGGGCGGGCGFGSGFALIVVLFILLIIIGASFCC; encoded by the coding sequence ATGTACGGATATGGTGGATATGGTGGAGGATTTGGTTATGGTGGTGGATTCGGTGGCGGCTGCGGTGGCGGTTGCGGATTTGGATCAGGCTTCGCATTAATCGTTGTCTTGTTCATTCTGTTGATTATCATCGGTGCTTCATTCTGTTGCTAA
- a CDS encoding SGNH/GDSL hydrolase family protein, whose product MKKNAKSFIPFAAIATILLICYVLQKAPKTYGSDDSVNVYQKFQSGQPIQYLVIGDSIGRGSGAENPNLTWFKQLENMMIKTNDIPLHGEYVVQSGSTAFEGLFKLSQRRQHDHKDLIFFIFGENDRKYMNVDDFTMTYEALMRKAKRLNPNAELFTITESSLKYEEFASAIGLLSKHYGATNVDMRPIFKDSGYTEKQLTRDLIHPNGLGYQLYANAIYERFLDNIKRGKTVAALPSKLHAHSDIKLSEIDHYEKMNGFRPRGGYFTSSEKGSVIEYNFNGSMLGVKLLRSPDGGEVKVWIDGNETTTLNTWWPFARERYLFVTNGLPPGSHKVRFEVTGRTKAMDLTIIPYVRIASIITD is encoded by the coding sequence TTGAAAAAGAACGCAAAATCCTTCATCCCTTTCGCTGCAATCGCCACGATCCTTCTCATCTGCTATGTCCTTCAAAAAGCTCCTAAAACATATGGATCAGATGATTCAGTAAATGTTTATCAAAAATTCCAATCAGGCCAGCCCATTCAGTATCTCGTTATTGGTGACAGTATCGGAAGAGGGTCAGGGGCTGAAAATCCTAATCTAACATGGTTCAAACAGTTAGAAAATATGATGATCAAAACCAATGATATTCCTTTACACGGAGAGTACGTTGTCCAAAGCGGATCCACTGCTTTTGAAGGTCTATTTAAGCTTTCCCAAAGAAGGCAGCATGATCATAAAGATTTGATATTCTTCATTTTCGGTGAAAATGACCGCAAATATATGAATGTCGATGATTTTACCATGACATATGAAGCTTTAATGAGAAAGGCAAAACGTCTCAATCCTAATGCTGAATTGTTCACAATAACAGAGAGTTCCTTGAAATATGAGGAATTTGCATCAGCCATCGGACTTTTATCCAAACATTATGGTGCAACTAATGTGGATATGCGTCCAATATTCAAAGATTCAGGATATACGGAAAAGCAATTGACCAGAGATCTGATTCATCCAAATGGGCTGGGTTATCAATTGTATGCTAATGCAATTTATGAACGCTTCCTGGATAATATAAAACGTGGGAAGACTGTTGCAGCCCTTCCATCTAAGCTTCATGCCCATTCTGATATTAAATTATCGGAGATTGACCACTATGAAAAAATGAACGGTTTCCGACCAAGGGGCGGCTATTTTACTAGTAGTGAAAAGGGCAGTGTGATTGAATATAACTTCAATGGAAGTATGCTTGGAGTGAAGCTGCTCAGGAGTCCCGATGGCGGGGAAGTTAAAGTATGGATCGATGGAAATGAAACCACGACCTTGAATACGTGGTGGCCGTTTGCCCGTGAAAGATATTTATTTGTCACAAATGGGCTTCCTCCCGGTTCACATAAGGTCCGTTTTGAGGTGACTGGCAGAACTAAAGCAATGGATCTTACCATCATTCCATATGTCCGGATCGCATCGATCATCACCGATTGA
- the msrB gene encoding peptide-methionine (R)-S-oxide reductase MsrB — MKSKEELKQKLSAIQFEVTQNNGTEPAFNNEYWNLKEEGLYVDIVSGKPLFTSKEKFDSGCGWPSFTKPLKEEEVVENLDTSHGMRRIEVRSKTADSHLGHVFNDGPGPSGLRYCINSASLKFIPLQELEKEGFGEYKKLFD, encoded by the coding sequence ATGAAAAGTAAAGAAGAATTAAAACAGAAACTTTCGGCGATTCAATTTGAGGTAACGCAAAATAATGGTACGGAACCAGCATTTAACAATGAATATTGGAACTTGAAGGAGGAAGGGTTATATGTGGACATCGTTTCAGGTAAACCTCTTTTCACTTCAAAGGAAAAGTTTGATTCAGGCTGCGGTTGGCCAAGCTTTACTAAACCGCTAAAGGAAGAGGAAGTGGTGGAAAACCTCGATACGAGTCACGGTATGAGAAGAATAGAGGTTCGCTCAAAAACTGCCGATTCTCATCTTGGTCATGTTTTCAATGATGGACCGGGACCATCGGGATTACGCTATTGCATCAATTCTGCCTCATTGAAGTTCATCCCGCTCCAAGAGCTTGAAAAAGAAGGATTCGGAGAATACAAAAAGCTTTTTGATTGA
- the msrA gene encoding peptide-methionine (S)-S-oxide reductase MsrA has product MTKQLGKATFAGGCFWCMVKPFDEQPGIESVISGYTGGTTENPTYKEVCSETTGHYEAVQITFDPSVYPYEKIIEMFWQQIDPTDAGGQFHDRGSSYQTAIFYHDENQRKIAEGSKANLQASGKFSKPIVTPIIPAQAFYPAETYHQHYYKKQPEHYERYSIGSGRKAFIKHHWGEKNEK; this is encoded by the coding sequence TTGACAAAGCAATTAGGGAAAGCAACATTCGCAGGTGGATGTTTTTGGTGCATGGTGAAACCGTTCGATGAGCAGCCTGGCATCGAATCCGTTATCTCGGGTTATACTGGCGGGACTACGGAAAATCCTACTTACAAAGAAGTTTGTTCTGAAACCACGGGACATTATGAGGCTGTTCAGATCACCTTTGATCCAAGCGTATATCCATATGAAAAAATAATCGAGATGTTTTGGCAGCAAATTGACCCGACAGATGCTGGAGGGCAGTTTCATGACCGGGGAAGTTCTTATCAAACGGCCATTTTTTATCATGACGAAAACCAACGTAAAATTGCTGAAGGATCCAAAGCTAATCTGCAGGCGAGCGGGAAATTTTCCAAACCGATTGTAACGCCGATTATACCAGCTCAAGCGTTTTATCCAGCTGAGACATATCACCAGCATTATTATAAAAAGCAACCTGAGCATTATGAAAGATATTCGATTGGCTCAGGCCGAAAAGCATTTATAAAACATCACTGGGGGGAAAAAAATGAAAAGTAA
- a CDS encoding DUF4397 domain-containing protein yields the protein MSDKQSYLQKAITYDLLSSYYKYSNPHLHDYYYHKHLKSFEKEAQQLRFEQMNVILPAQVRIIHAAPTAPSFDVYLNEMRILKNFSFKENNDYSTFPPGNYQLDIYRSGQGTSLLSRKVTLESGRSYTIAATLATGSLNMLTFEDQPFVPQNEAKVRFIHLSDDLPSVDIAVKDGDVVFENLHFRKASDYLNLHPMIVDFEVRKAGTKEVALHLPNNSFYKNTPSTIYLIGLNREPSTLETVTLSP from the coding sequence ATGAGCGATAAACAATCATATTTACAAAAGGCGATAACTTATGATTTACTATCGTCTTATTATAAATACAGCAATCCGCATTTGCATGATTATTATTACCATAAGCATTTGAAAAGTTTCGAAAAAGAAGCACAACAATTGAGATTTGAACAAATGAATGTCATACTGCCTGCACAAGTTCGCATTATTCATGCTGCCCCAACAGCTCCATCGTTTGATGTTTATTTAAATGAAATGCGTATTCTTAAAAATTTCTCATTTAAAGAGAACAATGATTATTCGACATTCCCCCCTGGCAATTACCAATTGGATATATACCGCAGCGGGCAAGGCACCTCACTTTTGAGCCGTAAAGTGACGCTCGAAAGCGGGAGGTCCTATACCATAGCCGCTACCTTGGCCACCGGGTCGTTGAATATGTTAACTTTCGAAGATCAACCGTTTGTTCCTCAAAATGAAGCCAAGGTTCGATTCATACATCTTTCAGATGATTTACCGTCGGTAGATATTGCCGTCAAAGATGGTGATGTCGTTTTTGAAAATCTCCATTTCAGGAAAGCAAGCGATTATCTTAATTTACATCCCATGATAGTCGACTTTGAAGTGAGGAAAGCTGGGACTAAAGAGGTTGCGCTTCATTTACCAAATAATAGTTTCTACAAAAATACTCCCTCAACCATTTATTTAATCGGATTGAATCGGGAACCATCCACGCTGGAAACCGTAACACTCTCTCCATAA
- a CDS encoding YpmS family protein, whose product MTNIKWKTMFISLLALNILVIVFVLILVNLPTKDKELIPKVSHEEDIQFQIHTNREDLTRLINQYLDKEGLTGSIHYEVYLTDEVELYGTMPFFNREVEMKLTFEPIAQKNGDLILKQKSIAIGQMNLPVSYVMNIINERYNMPDWVSINPNDKSIYVSLQDMELKSDIRVKAKKFDLKNDDISFLLTIPSSLQ is encoded by the coding sequence ATGACAAATATCAAATGGAAGACTATGTTTATTTCCCTATTAGCTTTAAACATCCTGGTCATCGTGTTTGTTTTGATCTTAGTTAATTTGCCGACTAAAGATAAAGAACTGATACCAAAAGTAAGCCACGAAGAAGATATCCAATTTCAAATTCACACGAATCGGGAAGATCTGACAAGATTAATTAACCAGTATCTTGATAAGGAAGGCCTGACGGGATCCATTCATTACGAAGTATATTTAACAGATGAAGTCGAGTTATACGGTACAATGCCATTTTTCAATCGTGAAGTGGAAATGAAATTGACTTTTGAACCAATCGCCCAAAAAAATGGGGATTTGATCTTAAAGCAAAAATCAATTGCCATCGGACAAATGAACTTACCTGTTTCATATGTAATGAATATAATAAATGAGCGTTATAACATGCCGGATTGGGTAAGCATCAACCCAAATGACAAAAGTATTTATGTCTCATTACAGGATATGGAATTGAAAAGTGACATTAGGGTCAAGGCGAAAAAATTCGATCTTAAAAATGACGACATTTCATTTTTATTGACCATCCCATCATCATTACAGTGA
- a CDS encoding SGNH/GDSL hydrolase family protein, translating to MRYRITCLFICLVWISGCGQSETASNQPTIQQKSRVELSKKETIPASFFPDPVKIVSIGDSLTQGVGDSKDNGGYLPYLQNKLVKEPSITSVEMINHGIRGNRTDQLLKRLDKARIKEDIKQADSIVVTIGGNDIMKVFKQNFSNLELNQFDSAKLGYEKRLRQILDKVRSENDHAQIYLVGVYNPFSKWFADFYELDMIMNDWNESGKEIIEEYDSAYFIEIADIFKDSKEDLLYDEDYFHPNDRGYELIATRIYNDMDITTIGKDTLEASAKGDDDQE from the coding sequence ATGAGGTACAGAATCACCTGTCTTTTCATATGCCTAGTTTGGATTTCAGGCTGCGGCCAAAGTGAAACGGCCTCAAATCAGCCAACTATTCAGCAGAAAAGCAGAGTTGAGCTGAGTAAAAAGGAAACAATTCCTGCCAGCTTTTTTCCGGACCCTGTGAAAATCGTATCGATAGGCGATTCCTTGACTCAAGGTGTCGGTGATAGTAAAGATAATGGCGGGTATCTGCCTTATTTACAAAATAAGCTGGTAAAAGAACCATCGATTACTTCCGTTGAGATGATTAATCATGGCATACGTGGAAATAGGACCGACCAACTATTGAAAAGACTGGATAAAGCTAGGATTAAAGAAGACATAAAACAAGCTGACTCGATTGTTGTCACGATCGGTGGAAATGATATCATGAAGGTCTTTAAACAGAATTTCTCCAATTTGGAACTGAATCAGTTTGATTCGGCTAAATTAGGGTATGAAAAAAGATTGAGGCAAATACTCGATAAGGTCCGTTCCGAAAATGATCATGCCCAAATTTACCTGGTGGGCGTATATAATCCCTTTTCCAAATGGTTCGCAGATTTTTATGAACTTGATATGATCATGAATGATTGGAATGAAAGCGGGAAAGAGATTATTGAAGAATATGATTCAGCCTATTTTATTGAAATAGCAGATATTTTCAAGGATTCCAAAGAGGATTTGCTTTATGATGAGGATTATTTTCATCCAAATGACCGCGGATATGAATTAATCGCGACAAGAATCTACAATGATATGGATATTACCACTATCGGAAAGGACACATTGGAAGCGAGTGCCAAAGGAGATGATGACCAAGAATGA
- a CDS encoding SCO family protein — translation MRKLRLRMAAMGASILLLLTACGSNGVPDAKNWDLEDFSYIDQKGKAFSKSDLKGKVWVADFIFTSCKTVCLPMTSNMTKLQQQLKDEGISDVEFVSFSVDPEIDKPDVLKKYGDQFNVDYSNWHFLTGYGQEEIEQFARDNFKLIVKKPETGDQVIHGTSFFLIDQKGKIMKDYTGLQDIPFDEIIKHIKILQNY, via the coding sequence ATGAGAAAGCTGCGTTTGCGTATGGCAGCTATGGGGGCATCAATTTTATTGCTGTTGACAGCATGCGGTTCCAATGGTGTACCTGATGCCAAAAATTGGGATCTTGAGGATTTTAGTTACATTGATCAGAAAGGTAAAGCTTTTTCAAAAAGTGATCTAAAAGGTAAGGTTTGGGTTGCGGATTTTATATTCACCAGCTGCAAGACGGTCTGTCTGCCCATGACTTCCAATATGACGAAACTGCAGCAGCAATTGAAGGATGAGGGTATATCTGATGTTGAGTTCGTTTCATTTTCTGTCGACCCGGAGATTGACAAGCCTGATGTTTTAAAAAAGTATGGTGACCAATTTAATGTGGATTACAGCAATTGGCATTTTCTAACCGGTTATGGTCAGGAAGAAATCGAGCAGTTTGCACGGGATAACTTTAAACTAATCGTCAAAAAACCAGAGACGGGAGATCAGGTGATTCATGGGACCAGCTTTTTTCTAATTGATCAAAAAGGAAAGATCATGAAGGATTATACAGGTCTGCAGGATATTCCCTTTGATGAAATTATTAAGCATATTAAAATTTTACAGAATTATTGA
- a CDS encoding DegV family protein, which translates to MNKVKIVTDSTVDMTPEELEYYDITMVPLSIYIDGETFLDKVEIEQEEFLKRMNRSKELPKSSQPAAGTFVEVYNELGKDGSEIISIHMTGGMSGTVRSAESAASMSESKVTVFDSKFISKAMSFQVIEAAKMAKEGKSVAEIIDRLKHIKKQSSLIIVIETLDNLVKGGRIGKVSAFIGSLLHIKPIALLDDGVLNPVSKARSQSQVVKFIIKKFKEDTQGKKISGIGFVHANGFEIADKVRQAIADLTGYQDIKIEATTAVVSTHTGEGAMAIMYYWD; encoded by the coding sequence ATGAATAAAGTAAAAATAGTAACAGACTCAACAGTTGATATGACACCGGAAGAACTAGAATATTATGATATAACAATGGTTCCTTTATCGATCTATATAGATGGGGAAACTTTTTTGGATAAGGTTGAAATAGAACAAGAAGAATTCCTGAAAAGGATGAACCGATCAAAAGAACTTCCAAAAAGCTCACAACCAGCCGCAGGTACCTTTGTGGAGGTATATAATGAACTTGGAAAAGACGGCAGTGAGATTATTTCCATTCATATGACAGGTGGCATGAGCGGCACTGTACGCTCAGCGGAAAGTGCAGCAAGCATGTCTGAATCGAAGGTTACCGTTTTTGACTCGAAATTCATTTCAAAAGCAATGTCATTCCAGGTGATCGAGGCAGCGAAGATGGCGAAGGAAGGGAAATCCGTAGCAGAGATAATCGATCGCTTGAAACACATTAAAAAGCAGTCAAGTTTAATCATTGTCATAGAAACACTTGATAACCTCGTTAAAGGCGGAAGGATTGGCAAAGTTTCTGCATTTATCGGTTCACTGCTGCACATAAAGCCGATTGCACTTCTGGACGATGGTGTCCTGAATCCTGTATCCAAAGCCAGGAGCCAGTCACAGGTAGTGAAGTTCATCATTAAGAAATTCAAAGAAGATACACAAGGCAAAAAAATTAGCGGCATTGGTTTTGTACATGCAAATGGTTTTGAAATCGCAGATAAAGTCCGCCAGGCCATTGCGGATTTAACAGGGTATCAAGACATAAAGATAGAAGCAACCACTGCCGTTGTCAGTACCCATACAGGTGAAGGCGCCATGGCAATCATGTATTATTGGGACTGA
- a CDS encoding DUF2535 family protein: protein MSSLICLFFTHLNIYNFGFIVYNVSNRLKMRIDILMFKCLEFKDCFGHKVTISEIPVLLPSDPNFFMLTVRLEVFVKKVFANKDHKENYSFKHYLASVLKWPVYNKIFFGGLLNNA from the coding sequence ATGTCAAGCTTGATTTGTCTGTTTTTTACACATTTGAATATTTATAATTTTGGATTTATTGTGTATAATGTAAGCAATCGGTTAAAAATGAGGATTGATATATTGATGTTCAAATGCTTGGAATTCAAAGATTGTTTTGGACATAAGGTCACCATTTCAGAAATACCTGTCTTACTGCCTAGTGATCCGAATTTTTTTATGTTGACCGTGCGTTTGGAAGTATTTGTAAAGAAAGTTTTTGCTAATAAAGATCATAAAGAAAATTACTCATTTAAGCATTACTTAGCATCCGTACTCAAATGGCCCGTTTATAACAAGATTTTCTTTGGGGGCTTACTCAATAATGCGTGA
- the tatC gene encoding twin-arginine translocase subunit TatC: MEDKELNIIDHLDELRKRLIITAVAFVIFFIASFIYVEEIYKWFVKDLDFDLMVLGPSDIIWIYFMLSGVVAIAATIPVIALQIWLFVKPALMPNEVRATLAYIPALFLLFIGGLAFGYFVIFPTILHFLIELGDGMFITSFTADKYFSFVFNMTIPFAILFELPVVTMFLTSIGIINPYVLQKLRKYAYFVLVVIAISITPPDFMSDFMVMVPLLLLYEISISLSKVVYKRRVKRESLREEALNNEEGL; encoded by the coding sequence TTGGAAGATAAAGAATTAAATATTATCGATCATCTCGATGAATTGAGAAAACGGCTCATCATTACAGCTGTTGCTTTTGTCATCTTTTTTATTGCCAGTTTTATTTATGTAGAAGAGATTTATAAATGGTTCGTGAAGGATCTAGATTTTGACCTGATGGTATTGGGACCAAGTGATATTATCTGGATTTACTTTATGCTCTCAGGCGTCGTAGCCATTGCGGCAACGATACCGGTAATTGCTCTGCAAATCTGGTTATTCGTTAAACCCGCTTTGATGCCAAATGAAGTGAGGGCGACCCTTGCCTATATTCCAGCGCTTTTCTTGCTTTTTATCGGAGGGCTTGCTTTTGGTTATTTTGTCATCTTCCCGACCATTCTTCACTTTTTGATTGAATTGGGCGATGGGATGTTCATAACCAGTTTTACAGCGGATAAGTACTTTTCATTCGTATTTAATATGACGATACCTTTTGCTATTTTATTTGAGCTTCCTGTTGTTACCATGTTTTTGACCTCCATAGGAATAATTAATCCTTATGTGCTTCAAAAGCTAAGGAAGTATGCTTACTTTGTACTGGTTGTCATTGCGATATCGATAACGCCGCCTGACTTTATGTCAGACTTTATGGTAATGGTTCCACTGCTGTTATTATACGAAATCAGTATTTCATTATCTAAAGTTGTCTATAAACGCAGGGTGAAGCGTGAAAGTTTGCGGGAAGAAGCATTAAACAACGAGGAGGGTTTGTAA
- a CDS encoding twin-arginine translocase TatA/TatE family subunit, whose protein sequence is MSNIGVPGLILILILALIIFGPKKLPEIGRAFGQTLREFKKSTSDLTKDDYEEDKKIQQKNHE, encoded by the coding sequence ATGTCGAACATTGGAGTACCTGGTCTAATTCTCATCTTAATATTGGCATTAATTATTTTTGGACCGAAGAAACTTCCAGAGATAGGCCGTGCTTTTGGACAGACACTTCGTGAATTTAAAAAATCCACGAGTGACTTAACAAAAGATGATTATGAAGAAGATAAAAAAATACAACAAAAAAATCATGAATGA